The Pseudomonas extremaustralis genome contains a region encoding:
- a CDS encoding IclR family transcriptional regulator has product MEKPRDTGKQKVRSAEVGTDILKALAELSPATSLSRLAEHVQMPASKVHRYLQALIASGFAEQNSATNHYGLGREALRVGLAALGSIDVLKVGAMPLAQLRDELNETCFLAVWGNQGATVVQIEPAVRAVTVVTQLGSVLPLLGSSTGLVFSAFLPSRETVELREREIQAGIAHALVDDQAYATLCKQIRSRGLHFVHGLLMPGVDALSAPVFNAVGHVAAVMTVVGPTSLFHADEDGPAAQRLLAATQAVSWRMGYQP; this is encoded by the coding sequence ATGGAAAAGCCCCGCGACACCGGTAAACAGAAAGTCCGCTCGGCCGAAGTGGGCACCGATATCCTCAAGGCCCTGGCCGAACTATCCCCCGCCACTTCGCTGTCGCGCCTGGCCGAGCATGTGCAGATGCCGGCGAGCAAGGTCCACCGCTACCTGCAGGCGTTGATCGCCTCGGGGTTTGCCGAACAGAACAGCGCCACCAACCACTACGGCCTGGGCCGCGAAGCCTTGCGCGTGGGCCTGGCCGCGCTGGGCAGCATCGATGTGCTGAAGGTCGGCGCGATGCCCCTGGCGCAACTGCGCGACGAGTTGAATGAAACCTGCTTCCTGGCGGTCTGGGGCAATCAGGGCGCGACCGTGGTGCAGATCGAACCGGCGGTGCGCGCGGTGACGGTAGTGACGCAGTTGGGTTCGGTCTTGCCGCTGCTCGGCTCGTCCACCGGGCTGGTGTTCAGCGCGTTCCTGCCATCGCGGGAAACCGTCGAGTTGCGTGAGCGCGAGATCCAGGCCGGTATCGCCCATGCGTTGGTGGACGATCAGGCCTACGCAACTTTGTGCAAACAGATCCGCAGCCGTGGCCTGCACTTTGTGCATGGTTTGCTGATGCCTGGGGTGGATGCGTTGTCCGCGCCGGTGTTCAACGCGGTCGGGCACGTGGCGGCGGTGATGACCGTGGTCGGCCCCACTTCGCTGTTCCATGCCGATGAAGACGGCCCGGCGGCCCAGCGTTTGCTGGCGGCGACGCAGGCCGTGAGCTGGCGGATGGGCTATCA